A genomic region of Pelodiscus sinensis isolate JC-2024 chromosome 1, ASM4963464v1, whole genome shotgun sequence contains the following coding sequences:
- the CHADL gene encoding chondroadherin-like protein produces the protein MWGSLSLLLVSALFPARRAAAERCPRICICDNIKRHVMCLNKNLTDVPITIPQVTQKLDLRGNNIKVIPGGAFLPIPYLTHLNLQRCNLESIEEGAFRGLGRLIYLNLASNNIAFIYQESLDGLSSLQQLILEKNRLEEIKPGAFSQLGFLNFLNLGENFLVYLPDMVFQGLQLIKWLRLSHNALHVIATEAFAGLPALRRLSLDYNELQSLPTEALSRLSGTTRLDLGHNPITYISEEAIEMASLKQLFLDNMALQDVSHKAFVKSPLLHTLDLHNNQLQVLQPLTETTHLKKINLTGNPVVCSCYMRPFKEWMEKARVQADVPCASPDAFRGEQLELLRSVDMKCGGPALEAEPLPSPAAPRRKPEGDAKTKCPEGCTCSPDFQHSNCENRGLRKIPRGFPTNTQLLDLRRNEFHSISKGSFPSLKKLVSLHLQSCKIMELQPGAFQGLQKLVYLYLSNNNITAIDKAVFDGAPQLSYLYLDHNGFTRVPRGAFSLLPNLFSLHLQHNSIRQLSDSDLAGAGQLRWVYLSGNRITRVSPRALSPAKMLEKLHLDENLLQEVPTGSLRGLPALSELKLSKNPIKCIGDGAFLPAAKSLQHLYLDSLGLEQVSARAFVGLGPRLKSLYLENNKINNVPDLRSFTGLEVINLRDIPFHCNCQLLPLRRWIDKLNLRVGATCGSPAEVRGQKVKLSAAFQSCPGWRTEKASRARPNMVKAKIKADSSPSKTKRSRKAQGRGTKRSKA, from the exons ATGTGGGGTTCTCTGAGCCTCCTTCTGGTGTCAGCTCTCTTCCCCGCCAGGAGAGCGGCTGCAGAGCGCTGCCCACGGATCTGCATCTGCGATAACATCAAGCGCCACGTCATGTGTCTGAACAAGAACCTCACAGATGTGCCCATCACCATCCCCCAG GTCACCCAAAAACTGGATCTCCGGGGCAACAACATAAAAGTCATCCCTGGGGGAGCTTTCCTCCCTATCCCATACCTCACCCACTTGAACCTGCAGCGATGCAACCTGGAGAGTATTGAGGAAGGGGCTTTCAGGGGACTAGGAAGACTGATCTACCTCAACCTGGCTTCCAACAATATAGCCTTCATCTACCAGGAGTCCTTGGATGGTCTCTCTTCTCTTCAGCAGCTCATCCTGGAGAAGAACCGCCTAGAAGAGATAAAACCAGGGGCTTTCAGCCAACTGGGTTTCCTCAACTTCCTCAACCTTGGTGAGAACTTCCTGGTCTACCTGCCGGATATGGTCTTCCAGGGGCTGCAGCTGATCAAGTGGCTCCGcctgtcccataatgcacttcATGTCATAGCCACTGAGGCCTTTGCTGGGTTGCCTGCCTTGAGGAGGTTGAGCCTGGACTACAACGAATtgcagtccttgcccacagaggCCCTGTCGAGGCTGTCAGGTACCACCCGGCTGGATCTGGGACACAACCCTATCACCTATATCAGCGAGGAGGCCATTGAGATGGCTTCATTAAAGCAGCTGTTCTTGGACAACATGGCCCTCCAGGATGTGTCGCACAAAGCCTTTGTGAAGAGCCCCCTGCTGCATACACTTGACCTCCACAACAACCAGCTGCAGGTGCTGCAGCCGCTGACAGAAACCACCCACCTGAAGAAAATCAACTTAACAGGGAACCCGGTGGTTTGCTCGTGCTACATGCGGCCCTTCAAGGAGTGGATGGAGAAAGCGAGGGTCCAGGCTGATGTGCCATGTGCCAGTCCGGATGCCTTCAGGGGTGAGCAGCTGGAGTTGCTGAGGTCCGTTGATATGAAATGTGGGGGCCCTGCCCTGGAAGCAGAGccactccccagcccagctgctcccaggaggaAGCCCGAGGGAGATGCTAAGACAAAGTGTCCAGAAGGCTGCACCTGCTCCCCTGATTTCCAGCACAGCAACTGTGAGAACCGAGGTCTCCGGAAGATCCCCAGGGGGTTCCCTACCAACACCCAGCTCCTGGACCTGCGCCGAAATGAGTTCCACTCCATATCCAAGGGATCCTTCCCCAGCTTGAAGAAGCTGGTCTCACTACACCTGCAAAGCTGCAAGATCATGGAGCTGCAGCCGGGTGCCTTCCAGGGCTTACAGAAGCTGGTCTACCTCTACCTCTCCAACAACAACATCACTGCCATAGACAAGGCTGTCTTTGACGGGGCCCCCCAGCTCAGCTATCTGTACCTGGACCACAATGGGTTCACTCGGGTGCCCAGAGGGGCCTTCAGCCTCCTACccaacctcttctccctccaCTTACAGCATAACTCCATCCGCCAGCTGTCAGACAGCGACctagctggggcagggcagctccgCTGGGTCTACCTGAGTGGGAACCGCATCACTCGTGTGTCCCCCAGGGCCCTGAGCCCGGCCAAGATGCTAGAGAAGCTGCACCTGGACGAGAACCTGTTGCAGGAAGTGCCCACCGGGTCCCTCCGGGGTTTGCCTGCTCTTAGTGAGCTGAAACTATCCAAGAATCCCATCAAGTGTATTGGGGATGGAGCCTTTCTCCCAGCGGCCAAGTCCCTGCAGCACCTGTATCTGGATAGCCTGGGGCTGGAACAG GTTTCCGCAAGGGCCTTTGTTGGCCTGGGTCCTAGGCTGAAGAGTCTGTACCtggagaacaacaaaataaataaCGTGCCGGACTTGCGCAGCTTCACAGGGCTGGAGGTCATCAACCTGAGAGACATCCCTTTCCACTGCAACTGCCAGCTCCTCCCACTGCGCAG GTGGATCGACAAACTGAACCTGCGTGTGGGAGCCACCTGTGGGTCCCCAGCAGAAGTCCGTGGGCAGAAGGTGAAGCTTTCTGCTGCCTTCCAAAGCTGCCCAGGCTGGCGTACGGAGAAAGCCAGCAGGGCCCGTCCAAACATGGTCAAGGCCAAAATCAAAGCAGACAGCAGCCCCAGCAAGACAAAGAGGTCAAGAAAAGCACAAGGCAGAGGCACCAAGAGGAGCAAAGCATAA